The proteins below come from a single Erinaceus europaeus chromosome 20, mEriEur2.1, whole genome shotgun sequence genomic window:
- the PHLDB1 gene encoding pleckstrin homology-like domain family B member 1 isoform X3 yields the protein MNTLNRNQVGSGCKTQTMVQKGPLDLIETGKGLKVQTDKPHLVSLGSGRLSTAITLLPLEEGRTVIGSAAKDISLQGPGLAPEHCYIENVRGTLTLYPCGNVCTVDGLPVRQPTRLTQGCMLCLGQSTFLRFNHPAEAKWMKSMIPAGGRAPGPPFSPGPAESESLVNGNHTPQPATRGPSACASHSSLVSSIEKDLQEIMDSLVLEESGAAAKKPAATSPLSPMANGGRYLLSPPTSPGAMSVGSSYENTSPAFSPLSSPASSGSCASHSPSGQEPAPSMPPLVPARSSSYHLALQPPQSRPSGARSSESPLLGKKGCLERPSSPGLRGLLTDSPAATVLAEARRATESPRLGGQLPVVAISLSEYPASSAHTQPTSIPGSPKLQPPVPAPRNKIGTLQDRPPSPFHELSGSDRGLTTSPSRQLVGRTFSDGSVTRTLQPPESPRLGRRGLDSMRELPPLSPSLSRRALSPMPSRTTPDPKLTREVAESPRPRRWAAHGTSPEDFSLTLGARGRRTRSPSPTLGESLAPRKSSFSGRLSPAYSLGSLTGPSPRQSPRAQRKLSSGDLRVPVTRERKNSITEISDNEDDLLEYHRRQRQERLREQEMERLERQRLETILNLCAEYSRADGGPEAGELPSIGEATAALALAGRRPSRSLSGATGRNEDSGSATQRLWESLERSDEENLKEECSSTESTQQEHEDAPSIKLQGEALALEEERVQALGRVEQLKVRVKELEQQLQESAREAEMERALLQGERDAERMLLQKEQKALDQLQEKLVTLETGIQKERDKEAEALETETKLFEDLEFQQLERESRLEEERELAGQGLLRSKAELLRSISKRKERLAVLDNQAGQIRAQAVQDSERLARDKNASLQLLQKEKEKLTMLERRYHSITGGRPFPKTPPTLKEAELLISESSEVGLGTVTLAPLLGSSQAEASSIPLTSPASTELYPKAQEEYLSLAEAIQLCSRLDPYASATSPSALTQPFPDSEYVTLEQLKAMWGSSPAPAAPAPGLPVWASTSRDLVPTTRLPTVLPSSSSFASVTPSPKMEKLLLPAVDLEQWYQELMAGLGTGPGAASPRCSPPPLPAKASRQLQVYRSKVDGEATSPLPRTRSGPLPSSSGSSSSSSQLSVATLGRSPSPKSTLLPQNCTGSLPRNLAATLQDIEAKRQLALQQKVESVPAEPLPTDDPAGQQVIEEQRRRLAELKQKAAAEAQCQWDALHGAAPFSAGPSGFPPLMHHSILHHLPAGRERGEEGEHAYDTLSLESSDSMETSISTGAHSACSPDNMSSTSGLDGGKIEEMEKMLKEAHAEKSRLMESREREIELRRQALEEERRRREQVERRLQSESARRQQLVEKEVKMREKQFSQARPLTRYLPIRKEDFDLKTHIESSGHGVDTCLHVVLSSKVCRGYLVKMGGKIKSWKKRWFVFDRLKRTLSYYVDKHETKLKGVIYFQAIEEVYYDHLRSAAKSPNPALTFCVKTHDRLYYMVAPSAEAMRIWMDVIVTGAEGYTQFMN from the exons GTTGTATGTTGTGCCTGGGCCAGTCCACCTTCCTACGCTTTAACCACCCAGCTGAAGCCAAGTGGATGAAGAGCATGATCCCAGCAGGGGGCCGGGCCCCCGGGCCCCCCTTCAGTCCTGGCCCTG CAGAGTCAGAAAGCCTGGTGAATGGGAACCATACCCCACAGCCTGCAACCCGGGGACCCTCAGCCTGTGCCAGCCACAGTTCCCTTGTGAGCTCCATTGAAAAGGACCTGCAGGAAATCATGGACTCACTGGTGCTAGAGGAGTCTGGAGCTGCTGCCAAAAAACCTGCTGCGACTTCCCCCCTGTCTCCAATGGCCAATGGTGGACGCTAcctgctatctcccccaaccagCCCAGGTGCCATGTCTGTGGGCTCCAGCTATGAGAACACCTCTCCagctttctctccactctcctcacCAGCCAGCAGTGGAAGCTGTGCCAGCCACTCGCCAAGCGGACAGGAGCCAGCACCTTCCATGCCCCCGCTGGTGCCTGCCCGTTCCTCCAGCTACCATTTGGCTCTGCAGCCCCCACAGTCCCGACCAAGTGGTGCCCGCTCCTCTGAGAGCCCTCTGTTGGGCAAGAAGGGGTGTCTTGAGAGACCTTCCAGCCCTGGCCTCCGTGGTCTGCTGACAGACAGTCCTGCAGCCACTGTGTTGGCAGAGGCCCGTAGAGCCACTGAAAGCCCCCGGTTGGGTGGGCAGTTGCCTGTGGTAGCTATCAGCCTGAGTGAATATCCTGCTTCCAGTGCCCACACTCAACCCACTAGCATTCCTGGGAGCCCTAAATTACAACCTCCGGTCCCCGCTCCCCGAAACAAGATCGGCACACTCCAGGACCGTCCTCCCAGCCCTTTCCATGAACTGTCAGGCAGCGATCGAGGGTTGACAACCAGCCCTTCACGCCAGCTGGTGGGCCGAACATTTTCAGATGGGTCAGTCACTCGAACCCTGCAGCCTCCTGAGAGCCCACGCCTAGGCCGACGGGGTTTGGACAGCATGCGAGAACTCCCTCCCTTGAGCCCATCTCTGTCCCGACGGGCTCTGTCTCCCATGCCATCCCGGACCACTCCAGATCCCAAGCTAACCAGGGAAGTGGCAGAAAGTCCCAGACCCCGGCGCTGGGCAGCTCATGGGACTTCACCAGAGGACTTCTCCCTGACACTGGGGGCCCGGGGCCGTAGGACACGGAGCCCTTCACCAACACTTGGGGAGTCTTTAGCACCCCGTAAAAGTAGTTTCAGTGGTAGGTTGAGCCCCGCCTACAGCCTGGGCTCTCTGACTGGGCCTTCACCCCGTCAGAGCCCCCGTGCCCAGAGGAAGCTCTCGAGTGGGGACTTGAGGGTGCCTGTCACTCGAGAGAGGAAAAATAGCATCACAGAGATCAGTGACAATGAGGACGATCTTCTGGAGTACCACCGGCGGCAGCGCCAGGAGAGGCTTCGGGAGCAGGAAATGGAGAGGCTg GAACGCCAGCGCCTAGAGACCATCCTGAACCTTTGTGCTGAGTATAGTCGGGCGGACGGTGGACCCGAGGCTGGGGAACTACCCAGCATCGGAGAAGCCACTGCAGCACTGGCGCTGGCAGGCCGGAGGCCCTCCCGAAGCCTTTCGGGGGCCACAGGGCGGAACGAGGACTCTGGAAGTGCCACCCAACGCCTGTGGGAGAGTTTGGAACGCTCTGATGAGGAAAACCTCAAGGAAGAATGCAGTAGCACTGAGAGCACCCAGCAGGAG CATGAAGATGCACCGAGCATCAAGCTCCAGGGAGAGGCACTGGCTTTGGAAGAAGAGAGAGTTCAGGCGCTGGGGAGAGTGGAGCAGCTCAAGGTCCGAGTGAAGGAACTGGAACAGCAGTTGCAGGAATCAGCTCGAGAG GCTGAAATGGAGCGGGCCCTGCTACAGGGGGAGAGGGATGCAGAGCGAATGCTGCTGCAGAAAGAGCAGAAGGCACTGGACCAGCTGCAGGAAAAGCTGGTGACCTTGGAGACGGGCATCCAGAAGGAGAGGGACAAG GAGGCTGAGGCCCTGGAGACTGAGACAAAGCTCTTTGAGGACTTGGAGTTCCAGCAATTGGAGCGGGAGAGCCGCCTGGAAGAGGAGCGAGAGCTGGCGGGTCAGGGACTGCTCCGGAGCAAAGCGGAGCTGCTCCGAAGCATCTCCAAGAGGAAG GAGCGCCTGGCTGTCCTGGACAATCAGGCTGGGCAGATACGGGCCCAAGCTGTGCAAGATTCTGAGCGTCTGGCCAGAGACAAGAATGCTTCTCTGCAGCTGCTGCAAAAG gagaaggagaagctgaCAATGTTGGAAAGAAGATACCACTCGATCACAGGGGGCAGGCCTTTCCCGAAGACCCCACCAACACTCAAGGAG GCTGAACTGCTCATCTCTGAGTCCTcagaggtggggctggggactgtgACTCTGGCCCCACTCCTGGGGTCTTCTCAGGCTGAGGCCTCCTCTATCCCCTTAACCTCACCTGCTTCCACTGAGCTCTACCCCAAAGCTCAAGAG GAATATTTGAGCCTGGCTGAGGCCATCCAGCTGTGCTCCCGCTTGGATCCTTACGCTTCTGCCACCTCCCCCAGCGCACTCACCCAGCCCTTTCCTGACAGTGAG TACGTGACGCTTGAGCAGCTAAAGGCCATGTGGGGCTCCTCGCCTGCACCCGCAGCCCCTGCACCAGGCCTGCCTGTCTGGGCCTCTACCTCTCGGGACCTGGTTCCCACCACCCGCCTTCCTACCGTGctgccctcttcctcctccttcgcTTCTGTCACGCCTTCACCCAAG ATGGAGAAGCTGCTACTCCCTGCTGTAGACTTAGAACAGTGGTACCAGGAACTGATGGCCGGGCTGGGGACTGGCCCTGGTGCAGCTTCCCCTCGCTGCTCCCCCCCACCTCTACCTGCCAAAGCTTCCCGTCAGCTGCAG GTTTACCGTTCCAAGGTGGATGGTGAGGCCACTAGCCCCCTGCCCCGGACCCGCAGCGGGCCCCTACCCTCTTCTTcgggctcttcctcctcctcttcccagcTCAGTGTGGCGACCCTGGGTCGGAGTCCCTCCCCAAAG AGCACTCTACTTCCCCAGAATTGCACCGGCAGCCTACCCCGCAACCTGGCTGCCACACTACAGGACATTGAGGCCAAACGCCAACTGGCCCTGCAACAGAAGG TCGAGTCGGTTCCCGCCGAGCCCCTCCCAACCGACGACCCAGCAG GACAGCAGGTGATTGAGGAGCAGCGGCGGCGACTGGCGGAGTTGAAACAGAAAGCAGCAGCTGAGGCACAGTGCCAGTGGGATGCCCTGCATGGTGCAGCTCCCTTCTCAGCAGGCCCCTCAGGCTTCCCTCCACTTATGCACCACTCCATCCTGCACCACCTACCCGCTGGGCGGGAGCGTGGGGAGGAGGGTGAGCATGCCTATGACACACTGAGCCTGGAGAGCTCTGACAGCATGGAGACCAGCATCTCCACAGGGGCCCATTCAGCCTGCTCCCCTGACAACATGTCCAG CACCAGTGGCCTGGATGGGGGCAAGATCgaggagatggagaagatgcTGAAAGAAGCCCATGCGGAAAAGAGCCGGCTCATGGAATCCAGG GAGCGTGAAATAGAGCTGCGGAGACAAGCTCTGGAAGAAGAGCGCAGGAGGCGGGAGCAGGTGGAACGGAGGCTGCAGAGCGAGAGTGCCAGGAGGCAGCAACTGGTGGAGAAGGAGGTCAAGATGCGGGAGAAGCAATTTTCCCAG gCACGACCCCTGACCCGCTACCTGCCAATCCGGAAGGAGGACTTCGATCTGAAGACCCACATTGAGTCATCAGGCCACGGGGTTGATACCTGTCTGCATGTGGTGCTCAGCAGCAAG GTCTGCCGAGGCTACTTGGTCAAGATGGGCGGCAAGATCAAATCGTGGAAGAAGCGCTGGTTTGTCTTCGACCGGCTCAAGCGCACCCTTTCCTATTATGTGG ATAAACATGAGACAAAGCTGAAGGGGGTGATATATTTCCAGGCCATCGAAGAGGTATATTATGACCACCTGCGCAGTGCAGCCAAG AGTCCAAACCCAGCCCTCACCTTCTGCGTGAAGACCCACGATCGACTATACTACATGGTGGCACCCTCTGCAGAAGCCATGCGCATCTGGATGGACGTCATTGTCACCGGGGCCGAGGGCTATACTCAGTTCATGAACTGA
- the PHLDB1 gene encoding pleckstrin homology-like domain family B member 1 isoform X15: MNTLNRNQVGSGCKTQTMVQKGPLDLIETGKGLKVQTDKPHLVSLGSGRLSTAITLLPLEEGRTVIGSAAKDISLQGPGLAPEHCYIENVRGTLTLYPCGNVCTVDGLPVRQPTRLTQGCMLCLGQSTFLRFNHPAEAKWMKSMIPAGGRAPGPPFSPGPAESESLVNGNHTPQPATRGPSACASHSSLVSSIEKDLQEIMDSLVLEESGAAAKKPAATSPLSPMANGGRYLLSPPTSPGAMSVGSSYENTSPAFSPLSSPASSGSCASHSPSGQEPAPSMPPLVPARSSSYHLALQPPQSRPSGARSSESPLLGKKGCLERPSSPGLRGLLTDSPAATVLAEARRATESPRLGGQLPVVAISLSEYPASSAHTQPTSIPGSPKLQPPVPAPRNKIGTLQDRPPSPFHELSGSDRGLTTSPSRQLVGRTFSDGSVTRTLQPPESPRLGRRGLDSMRELPPLSPSLSRRALSPMPSRTTPDPKLTREVAESPRPRRWAAHGTSPEDFSLTLGARGRRTRSPSPTLGESLAPRKSSFSGRLSPAYSLGSLTGPSPRQSPRAQRKLSSGDLRVPVTRERKNSITEISDNEDDLLEYHRRQRQERLREQEMERLERQRLETILNLCAEYSRADGGPEAGELPSIGEATAALALAGRRPSRSLSGATGRNEDSGSATQRLWESLERSDEENLKEECSSTESTQQEHEDAPSIKLQGEALALEEERVQALGRVEQLKVRVKELEQQLQESAREAEMERALLQGERDAERMLLQKEQKALDQLQEKLVTLETGIQKERDKERAELAAGRRHLEARQALYAELQTQLDNCPESVREQLQEQLRREAEALETETKLFEDLEFQQLERESRLEEERELAGQGLLRSKAELLRSISKRKERLAVLDNQAGQIRAQAVQDSERLARDKNASLQLLQKEKEKLTMLERRYHSITGGRPFPKTPPTLKEVYRSKVDGEATSPLPRTRSGPLPSSSGSSSSSSQLSVATLGRSPSPKSTLLPQNCTGSLPRNLAATLQDIEAKRQLALQQKGQQVIEEQRRRLAELKQKAAAEAQCQWDALHGAAPFSAGPSGFPPLMHHSILHHLPAGRERGEEGEHAYDTLSLESSDSMETSISTGAHSACSPDNMSSTSGLDGGKIEEMEKMLKEAHAEKSRLMESREREIELRRQALEEERRRREQVERRLQSESARRQQLVEKEVKMREKQFSQARPLTRYLPIRKEDFDLKTHIESSGHGVDTCLHVVLSSKVCRGYLVKMGGKIKSWKKRWFVFDRLKRTLSYYVDKHETKLKGVIYFQAIEEVYYDHLRSAAKSPNPALTFCVKTHDRLYYMVAPSAEAMRIWMDVIVTGAEGYTQFMN, translated from the exons GTTGTATGTTGTGCCTGGGCCAGTCCACCTTCCTACGCTTTAACCACCCAGCTGAAGCCAAGTGGATGAAGAGCATGATCCCAGCAGGGGGCCGGGCCCCCGGGCCCCCCTTCAGTCCTGGCCCTG CAGAGTCAGAAAGCCTGGTGAATGGGAACCATACCCCACAGCCTGCAACCCGGGGACCCTCAGCCTGTGCCAGCCACAGTTCCCTTGTGAGCTCCATTGAAAAGGACCTGCAGGAAATCATGGACTCACTGGTGCTAGAGGAGTCTGGAGCTGCTGCCAAAAAACCTGCTGCGACTTCCCCCCTGTCTCCAATGGCCAATGGTGGACGCTAcctgctatctcccccaaccagCCCAGGTGCCATGTCTGTGGGCTCCAGCTATGAGAACACCTCTCCagctttctctccactctcctcacCAGCCAGCAGTGGAAGCTGTGCCAGCCACTCGCCAAGCGGACAGGAGCCAGCACCTTCCATGCCCCCGCTGGTGCCTGCCCGTTCCTCCAGCTACCATTTGGCTCTGCAGCCCCCACAGTCCCGACCAAGTGGTGCCCGCTCCTCTGAGAGCCCTCTGTTGGGCAAGAAGGGGTGTCTTGAGAGACCTTCCAGCCCTGGCCTCCGTGGTCTGCTGACAGACAGTCCTGCAGCCACTGTGTTGGCAGAGGCCCGTAGAGCCACTGAAAGCCCCCGGTTGGGTGGGCAGTTGCCTGTGGTAGCTATCAGCCTGAGTGAATATCCTGCTTCCAGTGCCCACACTCAACCCACTAGCATTCCTGGGAGCCCTAAATTACAACCTCCGGTCCCCGCTCCCCGAAACAAGATCGGCACACTCCAGGACCGTCCTCCCAGCCCTTTCCATGAACTGTCAGGCAGCGATCGAGGGTTGACAACCAGCCCTTCACGCCAGCTGGTGGGCCGAACATTTTCAGATGGGTCAGTCACTCGAACCCTGCAGCCTCCTGAGAGCCCACGCCTAGGCCGACGGGGTTTGGACAGCATGCGAGAACTCCCTCCCTTGAGCCCATCTCTGTCCCGACGGGCTCTGTCTCCCATGCCATCCCGGACCACTCCAGATCCCAAGCTAACCAGGGAAGTGGCAGAAAGTCCCAGACCCCGGCGCTGGGCAGCTCATGGGACTTCACCAGAGGACTTCTCCCTGACACTGGGGGCCCGGGGCCGTAGGACACGGAGCCCTTCACCAACACTTGGGGAGTCTTTAGCACCCCGTAAAAGTAGTTTCAGTGGTAGGTTGAGCCCCGCCTACAGCCTGGGCTCTCTGACTGGGCCTTCACCCCGTCAGAGCCCCCGTGCCCAGAGGAAGCTCTCGAGTGGGGACTTGAGGGTGCCTGTCACTCGAGAGAGGAAAAATAGCATCACAGAGATCAGTGACAATGAGGACGATCTTCTGGAGTACCACCGGCGGCAGCGCCAGGAGAGGCTTCGGGAGCAGGAAATGGAGAGGCTg GAACGCCAGCGCCTAGAGACCATCCTGAACCTTTGTGCTGAGTATAGTCGGGCGGACGGTGGACCCGAGGCTGGGGAACTACCCAGCATCGGAGAAGCCACTGCAGCACTGGCGCTGGCAGGCCGGAGGCCCTCCCGAAGCCTTTCGGGGGCCACAGGGCGGAACGAGGACTCTGGAAGTGCCACCCAACGCCTGTGGGAGAGTTTGGAACGCTCTGATGAGGAAAACCTCAAGGAAGAATGCAGTAGCACTGAGAGCACCCAGCAGGAG CATGAAGATGCACCGAGCATCAAGCTCCAGGGAGAGGCACTGGCTTTGGAAGAAGAGAGAGTTCAGGCGCTGGGGAGAGTGGAGCAGCTCAAGGTCCGAGTGAAGGAACTGGAACAGCAGTTGCAGGAATCAGCTCGAGAG GCTGAAATGGAGCGGGCCCTGCTACAGGGGGAGAGGGATGCAGAGCGAATGCTGCTGCAGAAAGAGCAGAAGGCACTGGACCAGCTGCAGGAAAAGCTGGTGACCTTGGAGACGGGCATCCAGAAGGAGAGGGACAAG GAGAGGGCGGAGCTGGCCGCAGGACGGAGGCACCTGGAGGCCCGCCAGGCGCTCTACGCCGAGCTCCAGACACAGCTCGATAACTGCCCCGAGTCAGTACGGGAACAGTTACAGGAGCAGCTGAGAAGG GAGGCTGAGGCCCTGGAGACTGAGACAAAGCTCTTTGAGGACTTGGAGTTCCAGCAATTGGAGCGGGAGAGCCGCCTGGAAGAGGAGCGAGAGCTGGCGGGTCAGGGACTGCTCCGGAGCAAAGCGGAGCTGCTCCGAAGCATCTCCAAGAGGAAG GAGCGCCTGGCTGTCCTGGACAATCAGGCTGGGCAGATACGGGCCCAAGCTGTGCAAGATTCTGAGCGTCTGGCCAGAGACAAGAATGCTTCTCTGCAGCTGCTGCAAAAG gagaaggagaagctgaCAATGTTGGAAAGAAGATACCACTCGATCACAGGGGGCAGGCCTTTCCCGAAGACCCCACCAACACTCAAGGAG GTTTACCGTTCCAAGGTGGATGGTGAGGCCACTAGCCCCCTGCCCCGGACCCGCAGCGGGCCCCTACCCTCTTCTTcgggctcttcctcctcctcttcccagcTCAGTGTGGCGACCCTGGGTCGGAGTCCCTCCCCAAAG AGCACTCTACTTCCCCAGAATTGCACCGGCAGCCTACCCCGCAACCTGGCTGCCACACTACAGGACATTGAGGCCAAACGCCAACTGGCCCTGCAACAGAAGG GACAGCAGGTGATTGAGGAGCAGCGGCGGCGACTGGCGGAGTTGAAACAGAAAGCAGCAGCTGAGGCACAGTGCCAGTGGGATGCCCTGCATGGTGCAGCTCCCTTCTCAGCAGGCCCCTCAGGCTTCCCTCCACTTATGCACCACTCCATCCTGCACCACCTACCCGCTGGGCGGGAGCGTGGGGAGGAGGGTGAGCATGCCTATGACACACTGAGCCTGGAGAGCTCTGACAGCATGGAGACCAGCATCTCCACAGGGGCCCATTCAGCCTGCTCCCCTGACAACATGTCCAG CACCAGTGGCCTGGATGGGGGCAAGATCgaggagatggagaagatgcTGAAAGAAGCCCATGCGGAAAAGAGCCGGCTCATGGAATCCAGG GAGCGTGAAATAGAGCTGCGGAGACAAGCTCTGGAAGAAGAGCGCAGGAGGCGGGAGCAGGTGGAACGGAGGCTGCAGAGCGAGAGTGCCAGGAGGCAGCAACTGGTGGAGAAGGAGGTCAAGATGCGGGAGAAGCAATTTTCCCAG gCACGACCCCTGACCCGCTACCTGCCAATCCGGAAGGAGGACTTCGATCTGAAGACCCACATTGAGTCATCAGGCCACGGGGTTGATACCTGTCTGCATGTGGTGCTCAGCAGCAAG GTCTGCCGAGGCTACTTGGTCAAGATGGGCGGCAAGATCAAATCGTGGAAGAAGCGCTGGTTTGTCTTCGACCGGCTCAAGCGCACCCTTTCCTATTATGTGG ATAAACATGAGACAAAGCTGAAGGGGGTGATATATTTCCAGGCCATCGAAGAGGTATATTATGACCACCTGCGCAGTGCAGCCAAG AGTCCAAACCCAGCCCTCACCTTCTGCGTGAAGACCCACGATCGACTATACTACATGGTGGCACCCTCTGCAGAAGCCATGCGCATCTGGATGGACGTCATTGTCACCGGGGCCGAGGGCTATACTCAGTTCATGAACTGA